A stretch of the Mycolicibacterium celeriflavum genome encodes the following:
- a CDS encoding fatty acid desaturase family protein, whose protein sequence is MAITDVPEFAHLTDADIESLAVELDAIRQDIEDSRGERDSRYIRRTIAAQRALEVAARVMLAASSRRSAWWAGTVTLGVSKIIENMEIGHNVMHGQWDWMNDPEIHSSTWEWDMSGASKHWRFTHNFMHHKYTNILGMDDDVGYGLLRVTRDTKWKPFNLGNLFYNTMLATLFEWGVGLQHLELGKIFKGRDDRKATLIRVREFGVKAGAQVLKDYVAWPAVTSLSPGATYKSTAKANAVANIIRNVWANAVIFCGHFPDGAEKFTKTDMVGETKGEWFLRQMLGSANFENGPVLRFMSGNLCHQIEHHLYPDLPSNRLYEISHRVRDVCDKYDLPYTTGSFLVQYGKTWRTIAKLSLPDKYLRDTADDAPETRSERMFAELEPGQRRGLKSAINAARARRREKRLAA, encoded by the coding sequence GTGGCAATCACTGACGTTCCCGAATTCGCGCATCTGACCGATGCGGACATCGAGAGCCTGGCCGTGGAATTGGATGCGATCCGCCAGGACATCGAAGACTCCCGCGGTGAGCGCGACTCCCGCTACATCCGCCGCACCATCGCCGCTCAGCGGGCGCTGGAGGTCGCAGCCCGCGTGATGTTGGCCGCAAGCTCGCGGCGCTCGGCATGGTGGGCCGGCACGGTCACCCTTGGCGTGTCCAAGATCATCGAGAACATGGAGATCGGCCACAACGTCATGCACGGCCAATGGGATTGGATGAACGATCCCGAAATCCACTCCTCGACCTGGGAGTGGGATATGAGCGGGGCGTCCAAGCACTGGCGCTTCACCCACAACTTCATGCACCACAAGTACACGAACATCCTGGGCATGGACGACGACGTGGGCTACGGCCTGCTGCGCGTCACGCGTGACACCAAGTGGAAGCCGTTCAACCTCGGCAACCTGTTCTACAACACGATGCTGGCCACACTGTTCGAGTGGGGCGTGGGCCTGCAGCACCTGGAGCTGGGCAAGATCTTCAAGGGCCGCGATGACCGCAAGGCCACGCTGATCCGGGTGCGCGAGTTCGGCGTCAAGGCCGGTGCGCAGGTGTTGAAGGACTACGTGGCCTGGCCGGCGGTGACCTCGCTGTCGCCAGGTGCGACGTACAAGTCGACGGCAAAGGCCAACGCGGTCGCCAACATCATTCGCAACGTGTGGGCGAACGCGGTGATCTTCTGCGGCCACTTCCCCGACGGCGCAGAGAAATTCACCAAGACGGACATGGTCGGCGAGACCAAGGGCGAGTGGTTTCTGCGCCAGATGCTGGGCAGCGCCAACTTCGAAAACGGTCCGGTGCTGCGGTTCATGAGCGGCAACCTGTGCCACCAGATCGAGCACCACCTCTATCCGGACCTGCCCAGCAATCGCCTGTACGAGATCTCGCACCGGGTGCGTGACGTGTGCGACAAGTACGACCTGCCCTACACCACGGGTTCGTTCCTGGTCCAGTACGGCAAAACGTGGCGCACGATCGCGAAGTTGTCGCTGCCGGACAAGTACCTGCGCGACACCGCCGACGATGCGCCGGAGACCCGCAGCGAGCGGATGTTCGCCGAGTTGGAGCCGGGTCAGCGCCGCGGGCTGAAGTCGGCGATCAATGCCGCTCGGGCACGTCGCCGCGAAAAGCGGTTGGCCGCCTGA
- a CDS encoding ferredoxin reductase, with protein sequence MAKNYVKVSANVADTVRPTVAGAKQHPGLSALRTIAGRITTPLLPDDYLKLANPLWSARELRGRVLDVRRETEDSATLVIKPGWGFTFDYRPGQYIGIGVQIEGRWRWRSYSLTSTPSRTTRTITITVKAMPEGFLSTHLVDGLAPGTIVRLAAPQGNFVMPDPAPPKVLFLTGGSGITPVMSMLRTLARRDQITDIVHVHSAPTESEVMFAGELGELARRYDGYELRLRSTRTQGRLDVTRLDDEVPDWRERQTWACGPEGMLDAAQRAWSAAGLQDRLYLERFAVSKAAVHGQGGTVEFARSGETVTVDAATPLMDAGEQVGVRMPFGCRMGICQSCVVGLVDGHVRDLRTGDEREPGSRIQTCISAASGDCVLDV encoded by the coding sequence CGGGCCTGAGCGCCTTGCGGACCATCGCCGGGCGTATCACGACGCCGCTGCTGCCCGACGATTACCTCAAGCTCGCCAACCCGCTCTGGTCGGCGCGTGAGCTGCGCGGCCGGGTGCTGGACGTTCGCCGGGAAACCGAGGACTCGGCGACGTTGGTCATCAAGCCGGGATGGGGATTCACGTTCGACTACCGGCCCGGCCAGTACATCGGGATCGGTGTGCAGATCGAAGGCCGTTGGCGGTGGCGGTCGTACTCGCTGACCTCGACGCCGTCGCGAACCACCCGCACGATCACCATCACGGTCAAGGCGATGCCCGAGGGGTTCCTGTCGACCCACCTCGTCGACGGGCTCGCGCCCGGCACGATCGTGCGGTTGGCCGCGCCGCAGGGCAACTTCGTGATGCCGGACCCGGCACCGCCGAAGGTGCTGTTCCTCACCGGTGGTTCCGGCATCACGCCGGTTATGTCGATGCTTCGCACCCTGGCGCGCCGCGACCAGATCACCGACATCGTTCATGTGCATTCGGCGCCAACGGAATCAGAGGTCATGTTCGCCGGCGAGCTCGGTGAGCTGGCCCGCAGGTACGACGGCTACGAATTACGGCTGCGCTCGACGCGCACGCAGGGCCGGCTGGACGTGACGCGGCTGGACGACGAGGTGCCCGACTGGCGGGAGCGCCAGACGTGGGCGTGTGGTCCGGAGGGCATGCTCGACGCGGCCCAGCGGGCCTGGTCGGCGGCCGGCCTCCAAGACCGGTTGTACCTCGAGCGCTTTGCGGTGTCCAAGGCCGCCGTGCACGGGCAGGGCGGCACCGTCGAGTTCGCGCGTAGCGGCGAGACGGTCACCGTGGACGCCGCGACGCCGTTGATGGACGCCGGCGAGCAGGTGGGCGTCCGGATGCCGTTCGGCTGCCGGATGGGCATCTGCCAGTCGTGTGTGGTGGGCCTGGTCGACGGGCATGTTCGCGACTTGCGCACCGGCGACGAGCGCGAGCCCGGGTCGCGGATACAGACGTGTATCTCCGCAGCGTCGGGTGATTGCGTGCTCGATGTCTGA
- the aroA gene encoding 3-phosphoshikimate 1-carboxyvinyltransferase, with product MAAWSAPSTSSPVHATVTVPGSKSQTNRALVLAALATANGESTISGALRSRDTDLMVGALHALGVTVGGLGDELSIGGELAPPDGARIDCGLAGTVLRFVPPVAALSSATVTFDGDEQARTRPIAPLLDALRGLGVDIDGDGLPFAVRGAGAVAGGTVEIDASASSQFVSGLLLSGAGFRDGLTIVHTGESVPSAPHVAMTVAMLRDAGVHVDDSKPNKWRVSPGPVAARHWVIEPDLSNAVPFLAAAVVSGGTVRLTGWPRVSTQPADTIVAILKKLGSAVQHGDSYLEVHGAQVYDGIDVDLHEVGELTPAVAALAALASPGSVSKLSGVAHLRGHETDRLAALSTEINGLGGHCEETADGLLITARPLHGGLWHSYADHRMATAGAIVGLRVPGVAVEDIETTAKTLPGFPQLWADMLAGQAREVGPA from the coding sequence CTGGCGGCCTGGTCGGCACCGTCGACGTCGAGTCCGGTGCATGCGACGGTCACCGTCCCGGGCTCCAAGTCGCAGACGAACCGGGCGCTGGTGCTGGCGGCGCTGGCCACCGCGAACGGCGAGTCGACGATCAGCGGCGCGCTGCGCAGCCGCGACACCGACCTGATGGTCGGTGCGCTGCACGCGCTCGGCGTGACGGTCGGCGGCCTCGGCGACGAGCTGAGCATCGGCGGAGAACTGGCGCCGCCCGACGGTGCGCGTATCGACTGTGGGCTGGCGGGCACGGTGCTGCGGTTCGTTCCGCCCGTCGCGGCCCTGAGCAGCGCGACGGTGACGTTCGACGGCGACGAGCAGGCCCGCACCCGCCCGATCGCGCCCCTGCTCGACGCGTTGCGCGGCCTCGGCGTCGACATCGACGGCGACGGGCTGCCGTTCGCCGTGCGGGGCGCCGGAGCGGTCGCGGGAGGCACCGTCGAGATCGACGCGTCGGCGTCCTCGCAGTTCGTCTCCGGCCTGCTGCTCTCCGGTGCGGGGTTCCGCGACGGACTGACGATCGTGCACACCGGTGAGTCGGTGCCGTCGGCCCCGCATGTGGCGATGACGGTCGCGATGCTGCGCGACGCCGGCGTCCACGTCGACGACAGCAAGCCCAACAAGTGGCGGGTGTCGCCGGGGCCCGTCGCCGCGCGGCACTGGGTCATCGAGCCCGACCTGTCCAACGCGGTGCCGTTCCTCGCCGCAGCGGTGGTCAGCGGCGGTACTGTGCGGTTGACCGGCTGGCCGCGCGTCAGCACACAACCAGCCGACACCATCGTCGCGATCCTGAAAAAGCTGGGATCGGCTGTGCAGCACGGTGACTCGTATCTAGAAGTACACGGAGCCCAGGTGTACGACGGCATCGACGTCGATCTGCACGAGGTCGGTGAACTGACACCGGCGGTTGCGGCGCTCGCCGCACTGGCCTCCCCCGGCTCGGTGTCGAAACTGTCGGGTGTCGCGCATCTCCGCGGACACGAAACCGATCGGTTGGCCGCGCTGTCGACCGAGATCAACGGCCTCGGCGGACACTGCGAGGAGACGGCCGACGGCCTGCTGATCACCGCCCGGCCGCTGCACGGCGGGCTGTGGCACTCCTACGCCGACCACCGGATGGCCACCGCGGGAGCCATTGTGGGGCTGCGGGTTCCCGGCGTCGCGGTGGAGGACATCGAGACCACCGCCAAGACGCTGCCCGGCTTTCCGCAGCTGTGGGCCGACATGCTGGCCGGACAGGCGAGGGAGGTGGGCCCGGCTTGA
- the rsgA gene encoding ribosome small subunit-dependent GTPase A — protein sequence MSRREYDESDVRVRPGRGSRPRTKTRPDHADAQEAMVVTVDRGRWGCALGGDPDRRVVAMRARELGRTPIVVGDDVGIVGDLSGRPDTLARIVRRGDRRTVLRRTADDTDPSERVVVANADQLLIVVALADPPPRAGLVERALIAAYAGGLAPILCLTKTDLAAPEPFAAQFADLDLTVTIAGRDDPLDVVAPLLADRVTVLLGHSGVGKSTLVNRLVPQAERATGEVTDVGKGRHTSTQSVALPLSFGGWVIDTPGIRSFGLAHIEPDDVLLAFSDLAEAIKDCPRGCGHMGPPADPECALDALSGPAVGRVGAARRLLSALHDAAAY from the coding sequence TTGAGTCGGCGCGAGTACGACGAGTCCGATGTCCGGGTGCGACCCGGCCGGGGCTCGCGGCCGCGGACCAAGACTCGGCCCGACCACGCCGACGCTCAGGAGGCGATGGTGGTGACCGTCGACCGGGGACGGTGGGGCTGCGCGCTCGGCGGCGACCCGGACCGCCGGGTCGTCGCGATGCGGGCGCGGGAGTTGGGCCGCACGCCGATCGTCGTCGGTGATGACGTCGGGATCGTCGGTGACCTGTCGGGCCGGCCGGACACGCTGGCCCGCATCGTGCGGCGCGGTGACCGGCGAACAGTGTTGCGCCGCACGGCCGATGACACCGATCCCAGCGAGCGCGTCGTCGTCGCCAACGCCGACCAGCTGTTGATCGTCGTCGCGCTCGCCGACCCGCCGCCCCGTGCCGGCCTGGTGGAGCGTGCGCTGATCGCCGCCTACGCCGGCGGGCTGGCGCCGATCCTGTGCCTGACCAAGACGGATCTCGCTGCTCCCGAGCCGTTTGCCGCGCAGTTCGCCGACCTCGATCTGACGGTCACCATCGCGGGCCGCGACGATCCGCTCGACGTGGTCGCGCCGCTCTTGGCCGACCGGGTCACCGTGCTGCTCGGCCACTCCGGAGTCGGTAAGTCGACTCTGGTGAATCGTCTTGTGCCGCAAGCTGAACGGGCGACCGGCGAGGTCACCGACGTCGGCAAGGGCAGGCACACGTCGACGCAATCCGTGGCGCTGCCGCTCAGCTTCGGGGGCTGGGTCATCGATACGCCGGGCATCCGGTCGTTCGGACTGGCCCACATCGAACCCGACGATGTACTGCTGGCCTTCTCCGACCTGGCCGAGGCGATCAAGGACTGTCCGCGGGGCTGCGGGCACATGGGTCCGCCCGCCGATCCCGAGTGCGCGCTCGACGCGCTGAGCGGTCCGGCGGTCGGCCGCGTCGGCGCGGCCCGGCGACTGCTGTCCGCGCTACACGACGCCGCGGCCTACTGA